GTTAAAAAGATCTTAGGTTTTTATGAAAACAACTTTGGCTTCAGACTGCCGTACCAAGTATTGGTTGATGGAACGTTTTGTTATGCTGCACTTCAGGTAATACATAACCATGCAAAGTCTTTTTTTCTCTTAAACTTGttgattttctagaatcaaATACATATCGCCGACAACCTACCCCGTTATCTGCAAGGAGAAATTTTATTATTCACCACATCATGTGTTATTATAGAAATGGAAAAGTTTGGCAGCAAAGTGATTGGAGCCTTATTGATTTTAAAACAATTTGGAGTACACAAATGTGGACACGAAAAAAAAGCAATTCCTGGAGCCGAGTGTCTATTATCTATGCTGGGCAAAAGAAATGAAAGGCACTATATCCTAGCTACACAAGATAAAGATTTGGAAAATAAAGTTCGGCAGATTCCTGGTGCAGCATTACTCTACCTGCATAGTAAAACTCCGATTCTTGAAAAACCTTCAATGGCATCTGTTTCTTTTGCCAAGGAAAAAGTAGCAGGTAGATATGGAATGATTAATTGTTTTTCACTCAATGTATATGATTGGATCTTACATGATCTGATTAGATCATAAAAGACCCATTAATATATGGATTGGTTGTTAGGGAGGCATTCGAATTAGATTGAACTATATACATAAAGATGGAAATGTTGAACATTTGGAAAACTATTGAAATTTATCCTACCtctaaacatttcaaaaaattgaaattcgatTGCAAGATTTATTGTGGATGTTAACAGATAGAAATTGTAGGGAAATAAAATAATGTTATAAATGTCAGGTCCCATCTGATGTACTTTGAATATTATTGTCAAGTGCAGGCCAccatccgtctgttccgatattcctgaatagtactgtcagtatttgagagacgatgcctattggctcagttgttcgagttctattgttattcgattgctggccagtaaaactagcaatatcggaacaggcccaaaaTCATACAAGAACTTGGTTACGGGTGGGGTCCACCAACTGCACactccatttttcatttcaatttcttcttcaGGAATAGGAACAATTCAGAGTGGggaattgaaaaaactcaaagaaGCACATGGAATTGTTGAAGAAAACCTGAAAAAAccgagaaaaaaaaagattaaagGACCAAATCCTTTATCATGTATGAAGAAAAAGGGAAAGAAGAACAAGCAAAATCTAAAAGCAAATAGTGAAACGACAGAAC
The nucleotide sequence above comes from Coccinella septempunctata chromosome 4, icCocSept1.1, whole genome shotgun sequence. Encoded proteins:
- the LOC123312611 gene encoding rRNA-processing protein UTP23 homolog; amino-acid sequence: MKAKRNKQVKKILGFYENNFGFRLPYQVLVDGTFCYAALQNQIHIADNLPRYLQGEILLFTTSCVIIEMEKFGSKVIGALLILKQFGVHKCGHEKKAIPGAECLLSMLGKRNERHYILATQDKDLENKVRQIPGAALLYLHSKTPILEKPSMASVSFAKEKVAGIGTIQSGELKKLKEAHGIVEENLKKPRKKKIKGPNPLSCMKKKGKKNKQNLKANSETTELPQKEKPKKKKIRYSKHIKDEIKQGNLVVVKEEAQKISSEKHG